Proteins from a single region of Nocardioides anomalus:
- a CDS encoding flavin monoamine oxidase family protein — translation MTTADVLVVGAGLAGLSAARSLVAAGRSVVVVEARDRVGGRTQGGELHGAPVELGGTWIGEGHDEMYALTEELGLATFPTWNDAGSILVDLGGSSRRWRATRARRRS, via the coding sequence ATGACCACCGCAGACGTCCTCGTGGTCGGAGCCGGTCTGGCCGGCCTGAGCGCCGCACGCAGCCTGGTCGCAGCGGGCCGGAGCGTCGTCGTCGTCGAGGCCCGCGACCGGGTCGGCGGGCGCACCCAGGGCGGGGAGCTGCACGGCGCACCCGTCGAGCTCGGCGGGACCTGGATCGGGGAGGGCCACGACGAGATGTATGCCCTCACCGAGGAGCTCGGGCTGGCCACGTTCCCGACGTGGAACGACGCCGGCTCGATCCTCGTGGACCTGGGGGGAAGCAGTCGGCGCTGGCGAGCCACAAGGGCGCGACGCCGAAGCTGA
- a CDS encoding flavin monoamine oxidase family protein: MERRRLDPRGPGGKQSALASHKGATPKLNPIALLDLAQGLARYERLAKTVDPARPWAHPRAEHLDGMTYESWVRRNLRTPTGRSYFRTQAEALYSADGSDMSLLHTLFYTVSNGDLETLVSTDKGAQKDRVVGGSVLVSKRLAETLDVRLGSPVVRITQDDSGVTVTTRDGQELSAGHVVVAVPPTLAGRIDYQPILPAWRDQLTQRVPAGTVIKCFAAFTTPFWRDAGWNGQAISDTGPVKVTFDVSPPGAEVGVLMGFVEGGEARRWQRLPDDQRRRQVLDCFVRYFGAAAGEPAAYVEKDWSAEEFTRGCYGAHFAPGVWTSYGSVLREPVGRIHWAGAEYAIEWNGYMEGAVRSGRATAAQVLGR, encoded by the coding sequence GTGGAACGACGCCGGCTCGATCCTCGTGGACCTGGGGGGAAGCAGTCGGCGCTGGCGAGCCACAAGGGCGCGACGCCGAAGCTGAACCCGATCGCCCTGCTCGACCTCGCGCAGGGTCTCGCGCGCTACGAGAGGCTGGCCAAGACCGTCGACCCGGCCAGGCCCTGGGCCCACCCGCGCGCCGAGCACCTGGACGGGATGACCTACGAGTCGTGGGTGCGCCGCAACCTGCGGACGCCCACCGGCCGCAGCTACTTCCGCACCCAGGCCGAGGCGCTGTACTCCGCCGACGGCTCGGACATGTCGCTGCTGCACACGCTCTTCTACACCGTCAGCAACGGCGACCTGGAGACCCTGGTCTCGACCGACAAGGGGGCCCAGAAGGACCGGGTCGTCGGCGGGTCGGTGCTGGTCTCCAAGCGCCTGGCCGAGACCCTCGACGTCCGCCTGGGCTCCCCCGTCGTCCGCATCACCCAGGACGACTCCGGCGTCACCGTGACGACGAGGGACGGGCAGGAGCTCTCGGCCGGGCACGTCGTGGTCGCGGTACCCCCGACCCTGGCCGGCCGCATCGACTACCAGCCCATCCTCCCCGCCTGGCGCGACCAGCTGACCCAACGGGTGCCCGCAGGCACCGTCATCAAGTGCTTCGCCGCCTTCACGACGCCGTTCTGGCGCGACGCCGGCTGGAACGGGCAGGCGATCTCCGACACCGGACCGGTCAAGGTGACCTTCGACGTCTCGCCCCCCGGCGCCGAGGTCGGCGTCCTGATGGGCTTCGTCGAGGGAGGGGAGGCCCGCCGGTGGCAGCGTCTCCCCGACGACCAGCGCCGCCGGCAGGTCCTGGACTGCTTCGTGCGCTACTTCGGCGCCGCGGCGGGCGAGCCGGCGGCGTACGTCGAGAAGGACTGGAGCGCCGAGGAGTTCACCCGCGGCTGCTACGGCGCGCACTTCGCGCCCGGCGTGTGGACGAGCTACGGCTCGGTCCTGCGCGAGCCGGTCGGCCGCATCCACTGGGCCGGCGCCGAGTACGCGATCGAGTGGAACGGCTACATGGAGGGAGCCGTGCGCTCCGGTCGCGCGACCGCCGCCCAGGTCCTGGGGCGGTGA
- a CDS encoding LysR family transcriptional regulator, with amino-acid sequence MQDHHLADLDLTAVQSFVVLSQQRHFGRAAAGLGVTVSALTKRIQRLEAALGVPLVERDSGGYGGLTAAGRRFVEVAPELPRTAQTARLAAAGASTTTLRLGVPAGVGVVAPLLPAALATLELALRHAHPGVAVEPVPTPFPRLTPDLLSGDVDVVLTFGGRRSPTSSPPASRRSTASASSARPIRWPTPGRSRWASSPGSR; translated from the coding sequence GTGCAGGACCACCACCTGGCCGATCTCGACCTCACGGCCGTGCAGAGCTTCGTCGTCCTCAGCCAGCAGCGGCACTTCGGGCGGGCGGCGGCCGGCCTGGGCGTCACGGTCTCGGCCCTGACCAAGCGGATCCAGCGGCTTGAGGCGGCTCTCGGCGTACCCCTGGTGGAGCGGGACTCCGGTGGGTACGGCGGGCTCACCGCGGCGGGCCGCCGGTTCGTGGAGGTGGCGCCCGAGCTCCCGCGGACCGCCCAGACGGCACGGCTCGCGGCGGCCGGGGCCAGCACGACGACCCTGCGGCTGGGCGTCCCGGCCGGTGTCGGCGTCGTCGCGCCGCTGCTCCCCGCCGCCCTGGCCACCTTGGAGCTCGCCCTGCGCCACGCCCATCCGGGGGTGGCGGTGGAGCCGGTGCCCACGCCGTTCCCGCGGCTGACTCCGGACCTCCTCTCCGGCGACGTGGACGTCGTCCTGACGTTCGGGGGTCGCCGGAGCCCGACGTCCTCGCCACCCGCCTCTCGCAGATCCACCGCGTCGGCCTCGTCGGCTCGTCCCATCCGCTGGCCTACGCCGGGTCGGTCGAGGTGGGCGAGTTCGCCCGGCTCCCGATGA
- a CDS encoding YsnF/AvaK domain-containing protein: MDASADFSDGHDTSGPTTDEAMTRSEEQLRVGTTSQESGRARLRKYVTTEMETRTVPVRKERAVLETEPINDEDVDQAHGGPAISEEEHEVVLHEEVPVVEKSVQAVERVRLGTETVTEDETLSEEVRTEHIEAEGDVDGTRR; encoded by the coding sequence GTGGACGCCAGCGCGGACTTCTCCGACGGCCACGACACCTCCGGCCCCACCACCGACGAGGCGATGACCCGCTCCGAGGAGCAGCTGCGGGTCGGCACCACCTCGCAGGAGTCCGGCCGGGCCCGGCTGCGGAAGTACGTCACCACCGAGATGGAGACGCGGACCGTTCCGGTCCGCAAGGAGCGTGCGGTCCTGGAGACCGAGCCCATCAACGACGAGGACGTCGACCAGGCGCACGGCGGTCCGGCCATCTCCGAGGAGGAGCACGAGGTCGTGCTCCACGAGGAGGTGCCGGTCGTGGAGAAGAGCGTCCAGGCCGTCGAGCGCGTCAGGCTCGGTACCGAGACGGTCACCGAGGACGAGACCCTCTCGGAGGAGGTGCGCACCGAGCACATCGAGGCCGAGGGCGACGTCGACGGCACCCGCCGCTGA
- a CDS encoding mechanosensitive ion channel, translating to MKIKQSLQTALDGLFGFLPNLLGCLVLLAIGFIVAKLVAAVVRKALDGFGLDEHLHESDAHTYVERMVPGASPTNGISRVVFWLVFVFFLTSAIGALKIPAVTTFMNQVLAYLPNVIVAIVIFVLAGLVAAAIAAAVAKVMGDTPTGKVVATVVPALVMVIALFMILDQLRIAESIVTIAFAATMGALALGLALAFGLGGRDVARRLLEDAYTKSQDAKEQASQDLETGRARTREMAGEATAGTR from the coding sequence GTGAAGATCAAGCAGAGCCTCCAGACCGCCCTCGACGGCCTGTTCGGATTCCTCCCCAACCTCCTCGGCTGCCTGGTGCTGCTGGCCATCGGCTTCATCGTGGCCAAGCTCGTGGCCGCGGTCGTCCGCAAGGCGCTGGACGGCTTCGGCCTGGACGAGCACCTGCACGAGTCCGACGCGCACACCTACGTCGAGCGGATGGTGCCCGGCGCCAGCCCGACCAACGGCATCTCCCGAGTCGTGTTCTGGCTCGTCTTCGTGTTCTTCCTGACCAGCGCGATCGGCGCCCTCAAGATCCCGGCCGTCACGACGTTCATGAACCAGGTGCTGGCCTACCTGCCCAACGTGATCGTGGCCATCGTGATCTTCGTGCTCGCCGGACTGGTGGCCGCCGCGATCGCGGCCGCGGTCGCCAAGGTCATGGGCGACACCCCGACCGGCAAGGTCGTCGCCACCGTGGTGCCGGCGCTGGTCATGGTCATCGCCCTCTTCATGATCCTCGACCAGCTGCGCATCGCGGAGTCGATCGTCACCATCGCGTTCGCCGCCACCATGGGTGCGCTCGCCCTCGGCCTCGCCCTCGCCTTCGGCCTCGGTGGCCGCGACGTCGCCCGTCGCCTGCTCGAGGACGCCTACACCAAGAGCCAGGACGCGAAGGAGCAGGCGTCGCAGGACCTGGAGACTGGCCGGGCCCGGACCCGCGAGATGGCCGGCGAGGCCACCGCCGGCACCCGCTGA
- a CDS encoding sigma factor has protein sequence MERSTSGAWADGAALMDRCAARDVRALGELYDRTSAPVYRLCLCVVGTGALAEEATTETYRTAWREAGSFVSQRLSLDAWLLTIARRAALAVAATEGGSA, from the coding sequence GTGGAGCGCTCGACCAGTGGTGCCTGGGCGGACGGCGCGGCGCTGATGGACCGGTGCGCGGCCCGGGACGTCCGGGCGCTGGGCGAGCTCTACGACCGCACCAGCGCACCGGTCTACCGGCTGTGTCTCTGCGTGGTGGGCACGGGCGCCCTGGCCGAGGAGGCCACGACCGAGACCTACCGCACCGCGTGGCGCGAGGCGGGATCCTTCGTGAGCCAGAGGCTCAGCCTGGACGCGTGGCTGCTGACCATCGCCCGGCGCGCCGCCCTCGCCGTCGCAGCCACGGAGGGTGGCTCGGCGTGA
- a CDS encoding TetR/AcrR family transcriptional regulator C-terminal domain-containing protein: protein MDEAVDADAEVVAGREPPSARQPLSRDRIVAAALDFIDSQGLAGLTMRRLGQALGVEAMSLYRYVPGREDLLDAVVEAIIADMQSDEDVLRTPDHGWQDFLQRLAHGVRRVALAHPAAFPLVASRPVEAPWLRPPLRSLEWVEAFLAGLHDEGFDDASAVGAYRAFTSFLLGHLLLEVSALGADVGPLDVLEEDAEPERDDLTEYPLVVRLRAALSEDHSAVEFEEALEELLGRIASMRSAKTP from the coding sequence GTGGACGAAGCGGTGGACGCGGACGCCGAGGTGGTCGCCGGGCGCGAGCCTCCGTCCGCGCGGCAGCCGTTGAGCCGCGACCGGATCGTGGCGGCGGCCCTGGACTTCATCGACAGCCAGGGGCTGGCCGGGCTGACCATGCGCAGGCTGGGTCAGGCGCTGGGCGTCGAGGCGATGTCGCTGTACCGCTACGTGCCCGGGCGAGAGGACCTCCTGGACGCTGTCGTGGAGGCGATCATCGCCGACATGCAGTCCGACGAGGACGTGCTGCGCACCCCCGACCACGGGTGGCAGGACTTCCTCCAGCGGCTGGCGCACGGGGTGCGCCGCGTCGCGCTGGCGCACCCGGCGGCGTTCCCCCTGGTCGCCTCGCGACCGGTCGAGGCGCCGTGGCTGCGACCGCCGCTGCGGAGCCTGGAGTGGGTCGAGGCCTTCCTCGCGGGTCTGCACGACGAGGGCTTCGACGACGCGAGCGCGGTGGGTGCCTACCGGGCCTTCACCAGCTTCCTGCTCGGACACCTGCTGCTGGAGGTCTCGGCCCTGGGTGCCGACGTCGGGCCCCTGGACGTGCTCGAGGAGGACGCGGAGCCCGAGCGGGACGACCTGACCGAGTATCCGCTCGTGGTGCGGCTCCGAGCCGCCCTGTCGGAGGACCACTCGGCGGTGGAGTTCGAGGAGGCGCTGGAGGAGCTGCTCGGCCGCATCGCCTCGATGAGGTCTGCCAAGACTCCCTGA
- a CDS encoding ANTAR domain-containing protein, with amino-acid sequence MTDSTAPADTEQLRAALASRTTIGIALGILMERRSLSQDAAFAHLNQLSQATNRKIRDLAADLVAGIDLP; translated from the coding sequence GTGACAGACTCGACGGCACCGGCAGACACCGAGCAGCTCCGCGCCGCGCTGGCCTCGCGCACCACCATCGGGATCGCGCTCGGCATCTTGATGGAGCGGCGCTCCCTGTCGCAGGACGCGGCGTTCGCCCACCTCAACCAGCTGTCCCAGGCGACGAACCGCAAGATCCGCGACCTGGCCGCCGACCTGGTCGCCGGGATCGACCTCCCCTAG
- a CDS encoding winged helix-turn-helix transcriptional regulator, producing the protein MSDLAAALDVVGARWALLVVEQLLDGPQRYGDLHRTLGVPTNMLATRLRELEAAGVLTRLPLRHNTRAYALTDRGLALREAITALGRWGAEGPGGRSAHA; encoded by the coding sequence GTGAGCGACCTGGCCGCGGCCCTCGACGTCGTGGGGGCGCGCTGGGCCCTCCTCGTCGTGGAGCAGCTGCTCGACGGCCCGCAGCGCTACGGCGACCTGCACCGCACCCTCGGGGTCCCGACGAACATGCTCGCCACCCGCCTGCGCGAGCTCGAGGCCGCCGGCGTCCTCACCCGACTGCCCCTGCGGCACAACACGCGCGCCTACGCCCTCACCGACCGCGGGCTCGCCCTGCGGGAGGCGATCACTGCGCTGGGTCGCTGGGGCGCCGAGGGACCTGGGGGCCGTTCGGCGCACGCCTGA
- a CDS encoding VOC family protein — MSLFITCPVHDVERATAFYTALGWTLNPEMSDHNVSCFSIAAEQYVMLGSREMYAGVGGTEDLVGGPGTPSKVTVSFDLDSREAVDELVARAAAAGGRVGDTDDYPFMYQRQFDDLDGYHYSPFWMKPDADPTA, encoded by the coding sequence ATGAGCCTGTTCATCACCTGCCCGGTCCACGACGTCGAGCGCGCGACGGCCTTCTACACCGCCCTCGGCTGGACCCTCAACCCGGAGATGTCGGACCACAACGTCTCGTGCTTCTCCATCGCGGCCGAGCAGTACGTCATGCTCGGCAGTCGCGAGATGTACGCCGGCGTCGGTGGCACGGAGGACCTGGTCGGCGGCCCGGGCACCCCCTCGAAGGTCACCGTGTCCTTCGACCTCGACAGCCGCGAGGCGGTGGACGAGCTGGTGGCCCGCGCGGCGGCGGCCGGTGGCCGGGTCGGGGACACCGACGACTACCCGTTCATGTACCAGCGGCAGTTCGACGACCTCGACGGCTACCACTACTCGCCGTTCTGGATGAAGCCGGACGCCGATCCGACCGCGTGA
- a CDS encoding response regulator transcription factor, with protein MVPPDEPVRVAVLSDYALVRAGLTTMLRAGTGHATVVDTGEAEVVLYDLAGRAAHDSRRDLGRLTGTAAVVGLVRAGRPDLEDGARALGVRHVVCEDVDPETLLRTLRLAVTEGTAAHDDCGLSSRERTVLVLVGGGLSNQEVADRMFVSVNTVKTYVRTAYRKIGVHSRSQAVLWTMRHGLASEGEVAASPAGMVSVGAPAVTGPR; from the coding sequence GTGGTGCCCCCTGACGAGCCCGTCCGCGTGGCGGTGCTGAGCGACTACGCGCTGGTGCGGGCCGGGCTGACCACCATGCTCCGCGCCGGCACCGGGCACGCCACGGTGGTCGACACCGGCGAGGCGGAGGTCGTCCTCTACGACCTGGCGGGGCGGGCCGCGCACGACAGCCGGCGCGACCTCGGGCGCCTCACCGGGACGGCCGCGGTGGTCGGACTGGTCCGCGCCGGTCGCCCCGACCTCGAGGACGGCGCCCGGGCGCTCGGCGTGCGGCACGTGGTCTGTGAGGACGTGGACCCCGAGACGCTCCTGCGGACCCTGCGGCTGGCCGTGACGGAGGGCACCGCGGCCCACGACGACTGTGGCCTCTCGTCGCGGGAGCGCACCGTGCTCGTCCTGGTGGGAGGCGGCCTGAGCAACCAGGAGGTCGCGGACCGGATGTTCGTGAGCGTCAACACCGTCAAGACCTACGTCCGCACGGCCTACCGCAAGATCGGCGTGCACTCCCGGTCGCAGGCCGTGCTGTGGACGATGCGCCACGGCCTGGCCTCGGAGGGCGAGGTCGCGGCGTCACCCGCCGGGATGGTGAGCGTGGGGGCCCCGGCGGTTACCGGGCCGCGGTGA
- the der gene encoding ribosome biogenesis GTPase Der → MTSAETEEPTGPVPVLAVVGRPNVGKSTLVNRMIGRREAVVEDVPGVTRDRVSYDATWSGRAFTVVDTGGWDPDARGLAASIAAQAEMAVSLADAVLFVVDATVGITDDDEAVVRILRKSGKPVVLAANKVDDQRTEAEAYGLWNLGLGEPFPVSALHGRGSGDLLDAILAALPEPPPERIGEQLGGPRRIAIVGKPNVGKSSLLNRLAGEERVVVDNVAGTTVDPVDELVELGGRVWRFIDTAGIRKRVKEASGHEYYASLRTTTAIDRAEVAVLVLDGSQAISEQDQRIIQTVREAGRALVIAFNKWDLVDEERRYYLDREIERELVQVQWAPRINITARTGWHVDRLVPALDRALEGWETRVGTGALNGFLGRLVAEHPHPVRGGKQPRIMFGTQASTAPPTFVLFTSGKLEASYERFIERRLREEFGFVGTPIVLQQRVREKRKR, encoded by the coding sequence GTGACATCTGCTGAGACCGAAGAGCCCACCGGACCCGTCCCGGTCCTCGCCGTCGTCGGCCGGCCCAACGTCGGCAAGTCGACGCTGGTGAACCGGATGATCGGGCGCCGCGAGGCCGTGGTCGAGGACGTGCCCGGCGTGACCCGCGACCGGGTGTCGTACGACGCCACCTGGTCCGGGCGCGCGTTCACCGTCGTCGACACCGGCGGCTGGGACCCCGACGCCCGCGGCCTGGCCGCCTCGATCGCCGCCCAGGCCGAGATGGCGGTGTCGCTGGCCGACGCCGTGCTGTTCGTGGTCGACGCCACCGTCGGCATCACCGACGACGACGAGGCCGTCGTGCGGATCCTGCGCAAGAGCGGCAAGCCGGTCGTGCTGGCGGCCAACAAGGTCGACGACCAGCGCACCGAGGCCGAGGCCTACGGGCTGTGGAACCTCGGCCTCGGCGAGCCCTTCCCGGTCTCGGCGCTGCACGGGCGAGGCTCCGGCGACCTGCTCGACGCCATCCTGGCCGCCCTCCCGGAGCCGCCGCCCGAGCGCATCGGCGAGCAGCTCGGCGGGCCGCGCCGCATCGCCATCGTCGGCAAGCCGAACGTCGGCAAGTCCTCGCTGCTCAACCGGCTCGCCGGCGAGGAGCGCGTCGTCGTGGACAACGTGGCTGGCACCACCGTCGACCCCGTCGACGAGCTGGTCGAGCTGGGCGGCCGGGTGTGGCGCTTCATCGACACCGCCGGCATCCGCAAGCGGGTCAAGGAGGCCTCGGGGCACGAGTACTACGCCTCGCTGCGCACCACCACCGCCATCGACCGCGCCGAGGTCGCCGTCCTCGTCCTCGACGGCTCGCAGGCGATCTCCGAGCAGGACCAGCGCATCATCCAGACCGTCCGCGAGGCAGGTCGTGCCCTGGTCATCGCCTTCAACAAGTGGGACCTGGTCGACGAGGAGCGCCGCTACTACCTCGACCGCGAGATCGAGCGCGAGCTCGTGCAGGTCCAGTGGGCGCCCCGCATCAACATCACCGCCCGCACCGGCTGGCACGTCGACCGCCTGGTCCCCGCCCTGGACCGCGCCCTCGAGGGGTGGGAGACCCGCGTCGGCACCGGCGCCCTCAACGGCTTCCTCGGCCGGCTCGTCGCCGAGCACCCGCACCCCGTGCGCGGCGGCAAGCAGCCCCGCATCATGTTCGGCACCCAGGCCTCGACCGCGCCCCCGACGTTCGTGCTCTTCACCAGCGGCAAGCTCGAGGCGTCGTACGAGCGGTTCATCGAGCGGCGCCTGCGCGAGGAGTTCGGCTTCGTCGGCACGCCCATCGTGCTGCAGCAGCGGGTCCGCGAGAAGCGCAAGCGCTGA
- a CDS encoding lysophospholipid acyltransferase family protein, which yields MRRGHDLPPSARLHPARYLLHPLRPLARTVIRRRVKVRIVDGHKLPRKGGVIIACNHVGVADGPLLAIFAPRPVHALTKEEMFKGFMNRFLLSSGQIPLDRFHPDPLAVKRCLRVLRSGGVIGIFPEGARGGGGVRALPHRRGVPRDGDGRAHRPRRAVRHPGARGRAELAARAGDHRGHGVRRPDHPRAGAVAAAQA from the coding sequence GTGAGGCGCGGCCACGACCTGCCGCCGAGCGCGCGGCTGCACCCGGCCCGCTACCTGCTGCACCCGCTGCGGCCGCTGGCCCGCACGGTCATCCGGCGGCGGGTCAAGGTGCGCATCGTCGACGGCCACAAGCTGCCCCGCAAGGGCGGCGTGATCATCGCCTGCAACCACGTCGGGGTGGCCGACGGGCCGCTGCTCGCGATCTTCGCGCCGCGGCCGGTGCACGCGCTGACCAAGGAGGAGATGTTCAAGGGGTTCATGAACCGCTTCCTCCTCAGCTCCGGCCAGATCCCCCTGGACCGGTTCCACCCCGACCCGCTCGCGGTGAAGCGGTGCCTGAGGGTGCTGCGCAGCGGCGGCGTGATCGGGATCTTCCCCGAGGGCGCGCGGGGGGGCGGGGGAGTTCGAGCGCTTCCACACCGGCGCGGCGTACCTCGCGATGGTGACGGGCGCGCCCATCGTCCCCGTCGTGCAGTTCGGCACCCGGGAGCCCGGGGCCGGGCAGAGCTCGCTGCCCGCGCGGGGGACCACCGTGGACATGGTGTTCGGCGACCCGATCACCCTCGCGCGGGTGCCGTGGCCGCGGCGCAAGCGTGA
- the cmk gene encoding (d)CMP kinase: MSSGAPGIVVALDGTSGSGKSSTSRGVAERLGLRYLDTGAMYRAVTCWMLRHGVDVHDAAAVAARADEPRLESGLDPSAPTITVDGQDVAVAIRQADVNAAVSPVSAVPEVRARLVALQRALIDEALADGSGIVVEGRDIGSVVWPDAQVKVYLSADASARASRRAAEEGGSDVAATEQSLLARDQIDSGRAVAPLVMADGAVHVDTTAYTLDEVIAQVVDLVAVVGSQA; the protein is encoded by the coding sequence GTGAGCAGTGGCGCCCCTGGCATCGTCGTGGCGCTCGACGGCACCTCCGGATCGGGCAAGTCGAGCACGTCGCGCGGTGTCGCCGAGCGGCTGGGGCTGCGCTACCTCGACACCGGCGCGATGTACCGCGCGGTCACGTGCTGGATGCTGCGCCACGGGGTGGACGTCCACGACGCGGCCGCGGTGGCCGCCCGCGCCGACGAGCCGCGCCTGGAGTCCGGGCTCGACCCGAGCGCGCCGACCATCACCGTCGACGGCCAGGACGTCGCCGTGGCCATCCGCCAGGCCGACGTGAACGCCGCGGTCTCGCCGGTGAGCGCCGTGCCCGAGGTGCGGGCCCGGCTGGTCGCCCTGCAGCGCGCCCTCATCGACGAGGCGCTGGCCGACGGCTCGGGCATCGTCGTCGAGGGTCGTGACATCGGCTCGGTGGTCTGGCCCGACGCCCAGGTCAAGGTCTACCTCTCCGCCGACGCCTCGGCCCGCGCCTCGCGGCGCGCCGCGGAGGAGGGCGGCTCCGACGTGGCCGCGACCGAGCAGTCGCTGCTGGCCCGCGACCAGATCGACTCCGGCCGCGCCGTCGCCCCGCTCGTGATGGCCGACGGCGCGGTGCACGTCGACACCACGGCGTACACCCTCGACGAGGTGATCGCGCAGGTGGTCGACCTGGTGGCGGTGGTCGGGAGCCAGGCGTGA
- a CDS encoding prephenate dehydrogenase: protein MSELTGPVEVVGAGLVGTSIALALTRAGIEVLLSDRSDDHLRTASGLGAGRPVAAGDRPQLVVVAVPPDALGAVIRDALERTDAVVTDVGSVKSRPLAAVAELPGVERYVGSHPMAGSERSGPLAASAALFDGRPWAITPHGSSDPDAVALVEELATRCGATPVRLSPADHDRAVAHTSHVPHLLASLAAGQLLGAPRDHLDLSGQGVRDVTRVAAGDPGLYGQIVSSNAEQVLTLLIDVRERLDGVIVALDRGDRDRLDEVLRDGVAGTRAIPGKHGGPARPSTSVWVSVPDHPGELARLFADAGASGVNIEDVHIDHDPGRETGLVELVVEADRAEHLLTSLESRSWVTHR from the coding sequence ATGAGTGAGCTCACCGGGCCGGTCGAGGTCGTCGGCGCGGGGCTGGTGGGCACCTCGATCGCGCTGGCCCTGACCCGCGCCGGGATCGAGGTGCTGCTCTCCGACCGCTCCGACGACCACCTGCGCACGGCCAGCGGGCTGGGCGCGGGACGCCCGGTCGCGGCGGGGGACCGGCCTCAGCTGGTCGTCGTCGCGGTGCCGCCCGACGCCCTCGGGGCGGTCATCCGCGACGCCCTGGAGCGCACCGACGCGGTCGTCACCGACGTGGGCAGCGTGAAGTCACGGCCCCTGGCCGCGGTGGCGGAGCTGCCCGGCGTCGAGCGGTACGTCGGCAGCCACCCGATGGCCGGCAGCGAGCGCTCCGGTCCGCTCGCGGCCAGCGCCGCGCTCTTCGACGGCCGGCCGTGGGCGATCACCCCGCACGGGTCCTCCGACCCGGACGCCGTGGCGCTCGTCGAGGAGCTGGCCACCCGGTGCGGCGCGACCCCCGTGCGGCTCAGCCCTGCCGACCACGACCGCGCGGTGGCGCACACCTCGCACGTGCCGCACCTGCTGGCGTCGCTGGCGGCCGGACAGCTCCTCGGGGCCCCGCGCGACCACCTCGACCTGAGCGGTCAGGGCGTGCGTGACGTGACCCGGGTGGCCGCCGGCGACCCGGGGCTCTACGGCCAGATCGTGTCGTCGAACGCCGAGCAGGTGCTGACCCTGCTCATCGACGTGCGCGAGCGGCTCGACGGCGTCATCGTGGCCCTGGACCGCGGTGACCGGGACCGCCTGGACGAGGTGCTGCGCGACGGCGTGGCCGGGACCCGGGCCATCCCGGGCAAGCACGGCGGGCCGGCCCGACCGTCGACGTCGGTCTGGGTCTCGGTGCCCGACCACCCCGGGGAGCTGGCGCGGCTGTTCGCCGACGCCGGCGCGAGCGGCGTCAACATCGAGGACGTCCACATCGACCACGACCCGGGCCGGGAGACCGGCCTGGTCGAGCTGGTCGTGGAGGCCGACCGGGCCGAGCACCTGCTCACGTCTCTGGAATCCAGGAGCTGGGTGACCCACCGGTAG
- the aroH gene encoding chorismate mutase — protein MRAVRGATQLDADDRDHMLERVAEMVLDAMEANGLDVDDFISVIFTATSDLVSEFPAYAARQLGFGEVPLLCARELEIDRSMPRVVRMMAHVETDLPRADITHVYLHGAAALRSDLSRVRTSPDE, from the coding sequence GTGAGGGCGGTGCGAGGCGCGACCCAGCTGGACGCGGACGACCGCGACCACATGCTGGAGCGGGTCGCGGAGATGGTGCTGGACGCGATGGAGGCCAACGGGCTGGACGTCGACGACTTCATCTCGGTGATCTTCACCGCCACCTCCGACCTGGTCTCGGAGTTCCCGGCGTACGCCGCCCGCCAGCTCGGGTTCGGCGAGGTGCCGCTGCTGTGCGCGCGCGAGCTGGAGATCGACCGGTCCATGCCGCGGGTGGTCCGGATGATGGCGCACGTCGAGACCGACCTGCCGCGTGCCGACATCACGCACGTCTACCTGCACGGCGCCGCGGCGCTGCGCAGCGACCTCTCCCGGGTGCGGACGAGCCCCGATGAGTGA
- a CDS encoding VOC family protein — translation MTAADTRLWPALTFRDADRMIGWLSAVGFAEHATYRSETDPGVVEHAEWLWPPGGGVMFGSRRDAGALDNVGGSAVYLVTDDVEGVFTRAVEAGATVEREPAEQPYGGRGASVRDPEGNHWSFGGYQPQ, via the coding sequence GTGACCGCAGCAGACACCCGGCTCTGGCCCGCCCTGACCTTCCGCGACGCCGACCGCATGATCGGCTGGCTCTCGGCCGTCGGCTTCGCCGAGCACGCGACGTACCGCTCCGAGACCGACCCCGGCGTCGTCGAGCACGCCGAGTGGCTCTGGCCGCCCGGGGGTGGGGTGATGTTCGGGAGCCGGCGCGACGCCGGTGCGCTGGACAACGTCGGCGGCAGCGCCGTGTACCTGGTCACCGACGACGTCGAGGGGGTCTTCACGCGGGCTGTCGAGGCGGGGGCCACCGTCGAGCGCGAGCCGGCCGAGCAGCCCTACGGTGGGCGCGGCGCGTCGGTCCGCGATCCAGAGGGCAACCACTGGTCCTTCGGGGGCTACCAGCCGCAGTAG